DNA sequence from the Thermodesulfobium sp. 4217-1 genome:
ATAAGTATAAATTTGACTTTGACCTAGATTCTATATTATCAAGGCTTGTATATAGTAGAATTATTTTTCCTTCTTCTAAGCTTGCAACCTATGAGCTTTCTAAGAGGTTTATTGAACAACCAAATTTTGATTTACACCAGATATATAGAGCTCTTGAAGTAATTGCTAAGGAAACAGATTTTATCCAGTCCTCGTTATACAAAAACAGTTTGAAAGTTTCTAAGAGAAAAACAGGTATCCTTTACTATGACTGTACCAACTACTTCTTTGAGATAGAGCAAGAAGAAGGTAAGAAGCAGTATGGTCCATCTAAAGAACATAGACCAAATCCAATTGTGCAAATGGGTCTGTTTATGGATGGTGATGGAATTCCTTTAGCCTTTAGCATTAACAGAGGCAATATGAATGAACAATTGACCTTAAAGCCTTTAGAAAACAAAATCATCTCTGACTTTGAACTCTCTAAATTTATCGTTTGCACAGATGCAGGTCTTGCTAGTGAAGCTAATAGAAAGTTTAACAGCAAAAAAGAGCGTGCCTTTATTACAACACAGTCTATAAAGAAGTTAAAAGAGCATCTTAGGAAGTGGGCTCTTTCTACAGATGGATGGAAACTTCCTGATGGCAAAAAAAGCTATGACATTTCTAAACTTGATGAAATGATAGATAAAGCAGACTCTAAAGCTAAAGAAAAGATAAGAAATCAAGTCTTTTACAAAGAGCGCTGGATTAAAGAAAATGACTTTGAACAAAGGCTAATTGTAACGTATTCTATAAAATACAGAGATTATCAGCGCATAATTCGAAACTCTCAAATAGAAAGAGCTCTAAGAGCAATAAATAGCAACTCTACAAAGATCAAGAAATGCAATGCTAACGATTACAAGAGATTTATCACTAAAACAAGTTGTACTGCTAATGGAGAA
Encoded proteins:
- a CDS encoding IS1634 family transposase, whose product is MRLNVTKSKNSASLYVIKSVYNSKTKSNSSKIVEKLGTEVELREKLKGEDPYKWAKEYIRKLNEKEKEQTRKILIPFEQSKIILKDEQRSFNGGYLFLQEIYYKLGLHKICNEITNKYKFDFDLDSILSRLVYSRIIFPSSKLATYELSKRFIEQPNFDLHQIYRALEVIAKETDFIQSSLYKNSLKVSKRKTGILYYDCTNYFFEIEQEEGKKQYGPSKEHRPNPIVQMGLFMDGDGIPLAFSINRGNMNEQLTLKPLENKIISDFELSKFIVCTDAGLASEANRKFNSKKERAFITTQSIKKLKEHLRKWALSTDGWKLPDGKKSYDISKLDEMIDKADSKAKEKIRNQVFYKERWIKENDFEQRLIVTYSIKYRDYQRIIRNSQIERALRAINSNSTKIKKCNANDYKRFITKTSCTANGEVAENETYGIDFPLIQKEEAFDGFYGVCTNLEDDISEIIKINKRRWEIEECFRIMKSEFKARPVYLSKDDRIEAHFTTCFISLIIYRLLEKQLKEKFTCHEIICGLRNMNFLDAKGEGYIPTYTRTEFTDALHDTFGFRTDYQICSTKMMKQIIKELKR